TAGAGATGTTGGTGGACAGTGGATACGTCTATATCTAAACGATCACTATCACTGCCTCATGCCTTATCTTAACACAAAAATCTATTGCTTTATGAATGCCTAACAAAACAATGGTctgtgtgtaggaatgaactgcagatgcctgcttacatcgaagacagacacaaaatgctagagtaactcagcgggtcaggcagcatcgctggagaaaatgaataggtgatgctttgggtcaagaccctgattTAGACTGAGTGGCAGGGGTGAAGGAAACTAGACAtatgaacaaatcagagctggctaAGGAAATGGTCCATTGACCAGGGCCAGGATCTCGCATCACCTGAACCATGAATTTTACCTGACCTGGACCGATTTAAAGTCTCCCCTCAGCAAACTTCAAACCCTGTGCTTAACATTCAAGGTACAATTGTAAAGATGACATTGCACTCCAGTTACAAATGTGTGACTTGTATAACTTCACAGCGCTTCCAGAAGATATAATCAAGATTGGGAAAGACATCATGCCAGTTATTGAAATCAAACAAACCGGAGACAACTTTGTCATCACGACCAAAAATCCCCGTCAGTCGGTGACCAATGAATTCACCATCGGGAAAGAAGCCGATATCACCAGCATGGATGGCAAAAAGATGAAGGTAATTTAACCTGATGCCTAGTTGTCCTATCATTGTATAAACATGCATTGCCtcaatgatgtattgtctttccgctgactggtcagcacgcaacgaaagcttttcactgtacctcggtacacgtgacaataaactcaactcaaaatgACTGTTGACACAGACCAAGTCACGGTACATCAAGCATGTTTGTAAATGTTGGGCGGGTCACTGCTTTCTTCAACAACTCATCCCTCTGCAAACCCGACTCTTGCCTGCCAGTCATGGggctctttcatagaaacataaaaaaaataggtgcaggagtaggccattcggcccttcgagcctgcaccgccattcaatatgatcatggctgatcatccaactcagtatcctgtacctgccttctctccataccccctgatccctttagccacaagggccacatctaactccctcttaaatatagccaatgaaaactgtggcctcaactaccttctgtggcagagagttccacatattcaccactctctgtgtgaaaaatgttttcatcatctcggtcctaaaagatttcccccttatccttaaactgtgaacccttgttctggatttcatatctatctatctatctatatctatatctatctatctatctatctatctatctacctacctatctctctatctatctatctatctatctatctatctatctatctatctatctatctatctatctatctatctatctatctatctatctatctatctatctatctatctatctatctatctatctatcccccccccccccccccccccccccccccccccccccccccccccccccagacaatcACCCCCCCAGAAGGAAATTTATGGAAGCAATTAATCGTTCCCCCgtgttgggggggtgggaggggggggggggggcatgagggGGGTGGATCCAGAATGGAGGGCAGGATATGTTGCACACATGTACAATGATCTTCTCTTCTGCACAGTGCATGGTTCAGATGGAGGACGGGAAGCTAATCTGCAAGTTAAAGAACTTCCTGCATGTACAGGAGGTGCAGGGAACCGAAATGATTGAAGTAAGTTCATGGAATTGTAGACCAGGGACATGATGGCCCAGATGGAGATCACTGAGTCACAGTCCATGCCAGATGATAAACTTCCTCTTCAAACTCTGAACATTGTACAGCTTTCAGCAAACATCGATCAATGCCTAAACCTCAGGAGAgatatagtcatagaatgatgcagcacagaaacaggcccttcagcccaccaagtccgtgctggccaTACACACCATTCCATGTTCATCCTGTTGTATCCTCCCCATGTTCCCAccatctccctcccacccacTGGGACCAGGGCTGCCACCGCCAATAGTCCCGCacagtttgggacacagcagggGAGCCGGATCATCCGGATGGGACGGGGAGGATTAAAATTGAAATATAAGACATGGGGATGGAGAGGGTGAGTGTGCGGAGGTGGGGAATGGAGTAGGTGGGGTGGGAGACATTTAGACACAACAGGATGGTGGGTGGGaatgagggaagggggggtggcaaTAAAGCAACCCACACAACGGACACCCCAGCCACCACTCCCCCCATCAATGTGCATTGGAATGCAAGGACCCTTTGTTCACCAGCACTAAGACGTCGAGGTACCAAAGGCTCCCCAGctcttcttcttatcaagtctACATCACAAGATGAGAAATTGTTCAGccggagctgaacacacttctcgacatCTGCCTACAATGGAGGTGGAAAGGATTGGTGGAACCAGGGCCACGATcagcgtgaacgctctttccttgaccccctctCCCACATGGTTGGGGTCATTGTTCCTCAGGGCATTAACACATGAGGCCACACAGCAGGGTGGATTTTCCTCATTACATCACCTGATATTGTGATCTCGGCATCTCCCATcctccccccactaccccctcccccactcacacccccaccctcaccccactcccactcactccccccccccccccaccactcactccccccctcccccactcaccccccctcccccactcactcccaccccctcccccactcactcccacccccccccccactcacctcaccccacccccccccactcactcccacccctcccccactcactcccaccccacccccactcactcccaccccacccccctcactcaccccctcccccactcaccactcaccccccccccacccactcccacccccccccaccccccactcactccactcccccacccacccactcactcactcactccccctcccccactcactcacccctcacccactcactcccacccccccccactcacccctcccccactgactcccacccccaccccccccactcactcactctccccactcaccccccccacccccactccccccaccctcccccactcactcactcactcccccccccaccctcacccccactcactcaccccccctcctcaccccctcccccactcgctcaccccctcccccactcactccccccctccccccactcacccctcccactcactcaccccctcccccactcaccactcacccactcactcaccctcccccacactcactcccaccctcccccactcactcactctgtTCTGCTTTGACCCAGATCGATGACGTTACcactcccccactcactcaccccctcccaactcctgcatttattttacaGAAACACTACAGCaggaacccccccctcccccactgaccaccccccccccccaatgtactCACCCCACTGGTTCTGTATTGACCACTCAAAGGtcccccatcccactcccacccctcccccactgtatatatgcataatatatatatataatactgtTTATATTTTGGTTCCCAAAAATTAATCCCCCACTCCCCAGGTTCCCCCCCACCACAAGACATTGGTGACCCCCCCATTTGGAGTGTTATCCCACCAATCCCCCACAGGAGTCCCCCactcattcggcacttcgagccagcacacccATTTtaaatgtgatcgtggctgatcatccccaatcagtaccccccacccccctccccctgccttctccccatatcactcccccctgactcttttttaagagccctatctagccacTCACCCCTTGAAAGTATCTCACTCACCCAGAAACCGGCCCCCccgccctctcactcccccactgactcccacccctcccccactctccgtgagaaaaaagtgttgctctcactccccccctcacccccactcactcccccactcactcccccccccctcccccactcactcccccaaGTCAGGAactcagatgcaggtttacacctcACTCACCCAAAATGCCCCAAATTCACAGGCCaggcaccccctcccccactcaccccctcgagacccttctacagtttGAAGACAAGTCTCACTCAaacccctcccccattcctcctctccagttcTGCAgacttactccccccccccactttgtcaccccctcccccattgtGTTCCCCCACTCACTCACAGCCCTCCCCCAGGGCAGATGCCGTTAGGCTGTTCTGCTTTGACCAGATCGATGACGTTACCACTCGTTTTGACTCATTTCAACTCCTGCATTTTATTTTACAGAAACTTACAGCAGGAACCACCACCATGACCAGGAAAAGTCATCGAATGTAACAACAGCCACTGGTTCTGTATTGAAATAAAAGGATTTCAATCCTgctatttgtgtgtatatatgcatatatatatatatatataatgtttaTATTTTGGTTCCCAAAATATCAGTGTTGGGAGGTTATGGTAGTttcacaagacattggtgaggccacatttggagtgttatagacaatagatgcaggaggaggccattcggcccttcgagccagcaccgccatttaatgtgatcgtggctgatcatccccaatcagtatcccgttcccgccttctccccatatcccctgactccgctgacttttttaagagccctatccagcgctctcttgaaagtatccagagaaccggcctccaccgccctctgaggccaagaattctacagactcgccactctccgtgagaaaaagtatttcctcgtattgtgtaggaaggaactgcagatgcaggtttacactgaagatagacacaaaatgctggagtaactcagcaggccaggcagtatctggagagaaggaatgggtgacatttggggtcgagacccttctacagtctgaagacaAGTCTCAACTCAAACCGTCactcattcctgctctccagttccacagagttactcccgcattttgtgtttatctctgtagtattgtgttcagaatAAGTCAGCCTGCTGTAGGGCAGATGCCGTTAGgctggaaagggtggagagaagatttacaaggatgttgccaggactcaagggcctgagctatagggagaagttgggcagcactaggaccttattccttggagcacacgaggctaaggggtgatcttacagaataTTTTACCTAAAGTAAGGGAATAAAGAACTAGCgttcataggtttaaagtgagggggcaaGATTGGTTAGGACCTTGAGGGGCAAATTGTTCACCCACagatgatgggtatatggaaggagtcTAGGACATtgacaaaactcaaagtgctggaggaactcagcaggtcaggcagcatctgtgggaatggagaagagtcctgacctggaACATCGTCTGTTAAGATTGCTCAGGATAGAGTCACAGATTCATaggtgatacagtgttgaaacaggccctttggctcaacttgcccacatgggctaacatgtcccagctacactagtcccacctgcctgcatttggtccatatccctccaaatctgtcctatccatgtatcaccACATCCcatggattccagcatctgcagtctcttgtgcctggaGTCTAGGATATTGATGTAGAGGTATGGTTCTCGGGGTCTGGCAGTTTCAGGCTGGGCTTGACTCACTCTGGGATAGCCATCCCAACTGGGAAGAGGGCTACACATGGTGGACACCATTCAGTTACCCAGACAGAGGCCATTGTGCTGAAACACTTTGCCACCAATCTAGACTTCTCAGTGAAGCCAAtcatgaataaaataaataggcTATTTCATGCAACGTTTTTTACTGAAGATAATGGAAATATTTCCCACAAAAGTTGAACATTTCTCTCTCAGTGATTCACCGCGAGTTGATTTCTGAGGAAGGAGGGTCTGGTATTTACTACCTCTTGGACCTTGTCTCGTTTTCTACTGCGGGGAAACAAGACGTTCTACACTGAATAATGCAATATTTTACAACCAAGAAGCAGAGCTCAGACACATTCAACAAGATGCACAGAGCTGAGATCACCAACATAAACACAGTACAGATAGTCTTCTCAGTGGGCCTGGAAATGAAGCAATCTACAGTGTTGGGACAGGGGTATTCACTGCACTTCACAAGTCGCAACATCTGGTAGCCCTCGTAGATCCAGTAGAACAAGTACATAAAGCTGGCTTCAAATAGCATCTTGAAGACAAGACTGACCAGGTAAGTCCGTAGGAGAGGGGCATcgatttttattttcagtttagcTGCATTCAGGTGAAAGATCTTGATGTTCTTCCTGCTCTTTTTCCTTTGGGAGACGTGCATGCCGATGAGAAAGGAGGGGACAGACACAAAGAGCAGCTGGAAGACCCACAGCCGGATGTGGGAGATGGGGAAGAAGCGGTCATAGCAGACGTTCCTGCAGCCGGGCTGTTGGGTGTTGCAGACAAAGTCGCTCTGCTCATCTCCCCAAACCGTCTCGGCCGCCACCACCAAGACCAACACACGGAAAACGAAAATCACCGAGAGCCACACCTTGCCCAGCGACGTGGAGTATTTGTTCATCTCGCCGAGCAACTCTTGAAGGGTGTCCCAATCCATCTTGGATTACCCTAGGAATAAACAGCACGAGTtatgttgtgtgggaaggaactgcagatgctggttggaaccgaagatagatacaaaaagctggagtaactcagcgggacaggcagcatctctggagagaaggaatgggtgatgtttcgggtctgaacaagtgtctcgacccaaaacgtcacccgtcagTTATGTTGTTACAGCTGAGAATCAATATtaactaaataataataaataataattattaGTAAGAAACCAaggttaatgaatgaatgaatgaatactttattgtcacacgtcttgaagaatggtctcgacccgaaacggcacatATTACTTcactcaggagatgctgcctgtcccgctgagttactctgcgttttgtgtctatccaaggacTCTCCAGTTTCATCACTTTTGGTGGTAGCTCAAAAAACAGCGGCATAAATCTAGTGCTTAAAAGTTCATCAAAGCCTGTGAATATATATATCTACTCAATTTTGGAAACTATTAATGATGCAAACTGAatcaaagaaactgcagatgctggaaggctgAAATAAACATAGCAAATAGCGGAGTGGTCTGCAGATCAGGTAGCAACTATGGGAAGTGAAacagagttgacatttcaggtcaaagttcTTTCATCAGAAGGTATTGATATAGTGAACACCAGCTCCTCCCCTCAGAGTCATTGagtcagcaccgacattcaaaggGATCATTCCTAATAGCCACACTTATACACTTGCTCTAAATCGGTGgttgccaacctttttttggccatgccccacctaatcacatctaaaatcctgatgccccccccatgtggtgatatataattctcccATTACCTCGcccgcttcgtgcgacgtgcatgaagagcgatggcgcggtgattatgtaataactacacaataaagaccttttttaccccaaaaaaattatttactcaaaataacatctgaaacataaactacatacgtTTACCTGacggaaaatccaaaaaaaaaaaaatcgaaaatttggacccagacctcctcagtcgcgctcaattgccccccttaaaaatcaaattgcccccctgtggggcgtacgccccacgttgggaaccactggtttagaggcacaaggaactgcagatgcaactcacaaagtgctgggtgaactgggcgggtcaggcagcatctgtggagagaatggtacGACAGCGTTTCAGGTTGTGGCCATTCTTCACTcacttccttccagagatgctgtctaaccttgttagttcctccagcatggtCTTTGACTTTTCCCCGTATTCCTTTAATTACCATATGGTCCAAATCTCTGCCAATCTCCCCCTTGAATCACCCTGgagtcagagagttgtgaagattCATAGTCCTCTGatttatgcaggaagattgctcccgatgttggggaagtccaggacaaggggtcacagcttaaggataagggggaaatcttttaaaaccgagatgagaagaacttttttcacacagagagtggtgaatctctggaactctctgccacagaaggtagttgaggccacagttcattggctatatttaagagggagttagatgtggcccttgtggctaaggggatcagagggtatggagagaaggcaggtacgggatactgagttggatgatcagccatgatcatattgaatggcagtgcaggctcgaagggccgaatggcctactactgcacctaatttctatgcagTTTCTGCCCATCTCTGTACCTCGTGACCCAGGTAATGAGAAGTATTCCATTTGTGGCCAAATAGTAAAATAGTAAAAACTATTCAGAACATTCCATTGAAGGAACAAGAAAGTGCAgctgctggaatattgagtaaaacacaaagtgctggaagaactcggcagatcaggcagcggcTTCAATGAAGATCTTGCTCTCAATATTCCAGCTCCAAATTTTGTTTGTGTTCCTATAATTGTCAAATTCACACACGATCAGACACAGAGTTTAGTTCAAATGTAAACAGTTTATTGCTGCGTGCAAACATGATTGGTGTATGGCAAAGTTGTAAATCAAGAGGCTCCATGCACTCCCACTCCCCCAACAGGCAAGCCAAATGCCAGGCAATCTCTCACCTAGAGGACCAGCTCCCTGGGCCAGCCAATACCCTCAGGACAGGACCAAGCACAGGGGCTGAGGACAGGAGACCACACACACTCCACAGGAACATTGACCATGGAATctgtctccctgtgatcatgccCACCACAAAAGGTTGTCCTTGTTTGGTTACTCTCCCGTCAGTATCATTACTATTTATAGGGCGTAAGGCAATGCCCAGGAGCAGCCTGGCACAGTTGGAGACATCACATCCCAGTGCCACCTCCAACATGTCTGCAGTAATCTCACCATCATACGCCCAACCAAACAGAGGAGCTGTGCTTGTTGGATTGCATGCCAATGCACACCTGGATTACCAGATGTTGGTGTGTCACCTGCCAGCTGTGCAGATGGCTGGGCTCAGCCTGCAAGAACATTGACAATAGCATCACAGGGTGTATAATGAACTGGAGTTTGCCGTGTACTAAAGCTACTGGGTTCTGAATGAGGTTGATAGATGTATCATAACAAGCTTCactcgtttagtttagtgtgatatacagtgtagaaacaagccattcggtcCACTAAGTCCGtgctcgcacactaacactcctacacacactagggacaatttacaattttaccaagccaattacttctttactcagagagtggtagcggtgtggaatgaacttccagtggaagtggtagaggcaggttcattggtaccatttaaaaataaattggataggcatatggatgggaagggaatggagggttatggtatgagtgcaggcaggtgggactaaggggaaaaaaataattgttcggcacggacttgtagggccgagatggcctgtttccgtgctgtaattgttatatggttatatggttaattagcctacaaacctggacgtctttggtgtgtgggaggaaaccggagcacccggagaaaacccacaaggtcacagggagaatgtacaaactggaaCACTTCTACAAACATAAGCTGTATCCTAGTCTGAGGGGGTCATATGTTACAATCAAACTGCACAGTTCAACAATATTCAGTGGGGTGCATACCGCTAAAATCACTCATATAGAGAGAGTAAAACATGTTCTGGTGGACTGGAAATAAACACATCAATGTTATTAGGATAAGGACATTTGCTGTTCCCTATTTATTAAACATCCACGTGTCATTATGTTCTCTACAATATTTTATCTAATAATTTGTCAAATTCTCTTAGGTCCTAACATTAATCATCTATTCAATACCTAGAATTTAAAGTATCGTTCCAATCTGCATCAACTTCCCTATCAGATGTACCTATTAGTTACGCATAAATAATGTATCTTATAATCCTCTGTTGCTGAATATTTTTCATGGGTGGTGACATTCCTGAAGGCTTGCAGAAGGTCGCAATGCAATAATACCTTCCACTTAAGTGTCAATTATGTGGGTGCAACACATAACTAAATATAAAGAGAACACAAGTGAcatttctcctctcccatcaccaTGTAACCACTGCAGCAGTCCATACAAGGATTGTGTTGGTTGTGagctgtgtttatgtgtgtgcatTGTAAATTGTATGATCATATCTGTGGCACCCAttagtgggcagcacggtggcgcagcggtagagttgctgcctcacagcgccagatacatgggttcgatcctgacaacaggtgctggctgtacagagtttatacattctccctgtgagccgtgtgggttttctccgggtgctccggttacctcacGAACTCCCAAGACCttcagatttgtagtttaattggatttggtaaaattgtaaattgtccctagtgtgtgtaggataatgttggtacgggatacagagttggatgatcagccatgatcatattgaatggcggtgcaggctcgaagggccgaatggcctactcctgcacctaatttctatgtttctatctatgttggtgtgcggggatcactggacgAATGACCTATTGATGCGTTGTACTTCTAACGTCTAAATTCataaaatgtggggggggggtttaacaGACAGAGGAGTGTTCTGAGTGGCTGTCTTGGTCAATATCTGTGTCAGCCGTGGTCTTGTCGGCGGAGGTGATAGCCGTTAATCTTCTGTCTCTCGCGTTGTTTTCTGCTGCAGAAAACATACTTTGCTTCCAATGCACAAAGCAATATCTAATGATCAAAAAGCAGAGCTCAGCCAC
This DNA window, taken from Leucoraja erinacea ecotype New England chromosome 26, Leri_hhj_1, whole genome shotgun sequence, encodes the following:
- the fabp10a gene encoding fatty acid-binding protein 10-A, liver basic, with the protein product MAFTGTWQVYAQENIEDFMRALSLPEDIIKIGKDIMPVIEIKQTGDNFVITTKNPRQSVTNEFTIGKEADITSMDGKKMKCMVQMEDGKLICKLKNFLHVQEVQGTEMIEKLTAGTTTMTRKSHRM
- the LOC129709947 gene encoding gap junction beta-2 protein-like; translated protein: MDWDTLQELLGEMNKYSTSLGKVWLSVIFVFRVLVLVVAAETVWGDEQSDFVCNTQQPGCRNVCYDRFFPISHIRLWVFQLLFVSVPSFLIGMHVSQRKKSRKNIKIFHLNAAKLKIKIDAPLLRTYLVSLVFKMLFEASFMYLFYWIYEGYQMLRLVKCSEYPCPNTVDCFISRPTEKTICTVFMLVISALCILLNVSELCFLVVKYCIIQCRTSCFPAVENETRSKR